The following are from one region of the Halomonas qaidamensis genome:
- a CDS encoding TRAP transporter large permease — MSPNEWLAIGMIAAFFVLLLIGIPVAISIAVTAFIFGYIGFGPMLFNLLPSRIYGVVTNYTFMAIPLFVFMGVMLEKSKLAEELIDVIGHLFGGLSGGMGVAIIFVGVLLGAATGIVGATIVTLGLLTLPTLLRRGYPKTLATGMICASGTLGQIIPPSLVLILLAEILGESVGTMFAAAMVPGLALAGIYIIAILVVAQLYPGMMPPIPAEERAQLSKKQLLIKVVTVVGPPVGLVFAVLGSIIGGIAAPTEAAAMGALGALLFVACSGRLTLTLLTDVAKATLVISAMVFFILISAQVFGLAFRGLGGEHLVARMFDWVPGGELGALLFMLLLMFVLGFFLEWIEISYIALPLFLPFFVQMGVDMVWLGILVGLVLQTSFLTPPFGWSLFFLKGVAPKEVSTLDIYKGALPFIALQFLAVALVFLFPSIATWLPDAIGW; from the coding sequence ATGTCTCCTAACGAATGGCTTGCGATCGGCATGATCGCTGCCTTTTTTGTACTGCTCTTAATCGGTATTCCCGTCGCTATCAGCATTGCCGTCACCGCCTTTATATTTGGCTATATAGGCTTTGGCCCGATGCTGTTTAACCTACTGCCTTCACGAATCTACGGCGTGGTAACCAACTACACCTTTATGGCGATACCGCTGTTTGTGTTTATGGGAGTGATGCTTGAAAAGTCGAAGCTTGCTGAAGAGTTGATTGATGTGATCGGCCATCTGTTTGGAGGACTTTCTGGCGGCATGGGTGTGGCGATTATTTTTGTCGGCGTACTACTGGGAGCCGCAACCGGCATTGTTGGAGCAACCATTGTGACGCTTGGCCTGCTCACGCTGCCCACCCTACTGCGACGCGGGTACCCTAAGACGTTGGCCACCGGCATGATCTGTGCTTCAGGGACGTTGGGGCAAATTATTCCGCCCAGCCTAGTGCTGATTTTGTTAGCGGAAATTTTAGGTGAGTCAGTGGGTACTATGTTTGCTGCCGCCATGGTGCCGGGGTTAGCACTGGCAGGTATTTATATTATTGCTATTTTAGTGGTTGCTCAGCTGTACCCTGGCATGATGCCTCCGATTCCTGCGGAAGAGCGCGCCCAACTGAGTAAAAAACAGCTGCTCATTAAAGTAGTCACCGTTGTGGGTCCGCCGGTTGGTCTGGTATTTGCCGTGCTTGGTTCGATTATTGGTGGTATTGCAGCACCGACCGAAGCCGCCGCCATGGGTGCACTTGGTGCTTTACTGTTCGTGGCCTGTTCAGGCCGCTTGACGTTAACATTGCTTACCGATGTCGCTAAGGCAACCCTGGTTATCTCTGCCATGGTGTTCTTTATTTTGATCAGCGCACAAGTGTTTGGTCTCGCCTTTCGCGGCTTGGGCGGAGAGCACTTAGTTGCGCGTATGTTTGATTGGGTACCCGGCGGCGAGCTAGGCGCACTACTGTTTATGCTGCTATTGATGTTCGTGCTTGGTTTTTTCCTGGAATGGATCGAAATTAGCTATATTGCCCTACCTCTTTTTCTTCCCTTTTTTGTACAAATGGGAGTCGATATGGTGTGGCTGGGCATATTGGTGGGCTTGGTACTGCAAACGTCGTTTCTTACCCCGCCGTTTGGCTGGTCACTCTTCTTTTTGAAGGGCGTCGCACCCAAAGAAGTCTCTACGCTGGATATTTATAAGGGCGCACTCCCCTTTATAGCTCTGCAGTTTTTAGCCGTTGCACTGGTATTTCTATTTCCAAGCATTGCCACTTGGCTACCTGACGCCATTGGCTGGTAA
- a CDS encoding TRAP transporter substrate-binding protein, translating to MSFTRRKFLTTAALSSTAGLVLGAPAIAKAQPAERFNWRMTNAYSPGSPFYVEGPGSPTDVIAKINAMSGGRLTIQHFSAGELIPALEGFEAVQSGTIQMNAANSYFWSGTTFAAQYFTTVPFGMSFMGHMAWLYHGGGLELWEEVYEPYGMIALPLNNTGVQMTGWFREPIEDIGQLNGLRMRVPGLAGKVYSALGVDARVLPGGEIFPALERGVIDAAEFVGPYQDRRMGLQNAAKFYHTTGWHEPSTTGELLISKQHWDTLPDDLKMIVKSACMAACLESVTWSEAVNGEAMTDLVDNHGVTASMLPEPVVNALREATMDTLASEANADPMVRKVHDSYMAFKANHDRWAGASERAWLNDIIGV from the coding sequence ATGTCCTTTACCCGTCGAAAGTTTCTTACCACCGCCGCCCTCTCTTCCACTGCTGGCTTGGTGCTGGGTGCGCCTGCTATCGCTAAGGCACAGCCCGCAGAGCGTTTTAACTGGCGTATGACGAATGCTTACAGCCCAGGCTCGCCGTTTTATGTGGAAGGCCCTGGCAGCCCCACCGATGTCATCGCCAAAATTAATGCCATGTCCGGCGGACGCTTAACGATTCAGCACTTCTCTGCGGGCGAGCTGATTCCCGCACTGGAAGGCTTTGAAGCCGTACAGAGCGGCACTATTCAGATGAACGCTGCCAACAGCTATTTCTGGTCTGGCACCACCTTTGCTGCGCAATACTTCACTACAGTGCCATTTGGCATGAGCTTTATGGGCCATATGGCATGGCTTTACCACGGCGGTGGCTTAGAGCTATGGGAAGAAGTCTACGAGCCTTACGGCATGATCGCCCTTCCCCTAAACAATACCGGTGTGCAAATGACCGGCTGGTTTAGAGAACCTATTGAAGATATTGGCCAGCTAAACGGTCTTCGCATGCGCGTGCCGGGGCTAGCTGGCAAGGTGTACTCGGCTCTTGGCGTGGATGCACGAGTACTACCCGGTGGCGAGATTTTCCCTGCGTTAGAGCGTGGAGTTATCGATGCCGCTGAATTTGTTGGCCCTTACCAAGACCGACGCATGGGGTTACAAAATGCGGCCAAGTTCTACCACACCACTGGCTGGCACGAACCTTCCACTACCGGTGAGTTGCTAATTTCCAAACAGCACTGGGACACCCTGCCAGACGACCTGAAGATGATTGTAAAAAGCGCCTGCATGGCTGCGTGTTTAGAGAGCGTGACGTGGTCAGAAGCCGTTAACGGCGAAGCCATGACCGACTTGGTTGATAACCATGGGGTAACGGCCAGCATGCTGCCTGAGCCAGTCGTCAACGCGCTGCGGGAAGCCACCATGGATACGTTAGCTAGCGAGGCTAATGCCGACCCAATGGTGCGCAAAGTGCACGATAGCTACATGGCATTCAAAGCGAACCATGATCGCTGGGCAGGTGCTAGTGAGCGCGCTTGGTTAAACGACATCATTGGAGTCTGA
- a CDS encoding TRAP transporter small permease subunit, whose product MQTVERIVHGIEAVVRLFGGIAAWLCVVLVALVAGDVVMRYLFSVGAVWLQELQWHLISPIALFGMSYLLFVGEQVRVDVFYERFPIILQRVIEVIGGLLLLMMGLYIAWLTLPWVEQSFLRGEASPNPGGLPLRWLLKALIPFGFLLLALQGLAHALRQGFALPSRGE is encoded by the coding sequence ATGCAAACCGTGGAACGTATTGTCCACGGGATCGAGGCGGTGGTCCGGCTATTTGGCGGGATCGCTGCCTGGCTCTGCGTGGTGCTGGTTGCGTTAGTGGCTGGCGATGTGGTGATGCGCTATTTGTTCAGCGTTGGCGCAGTATGGCTGCAAGAACTTCAGTGGCATTTAATTTCGCCCATTGCGCTGTTTGGTATGTCATATCTGCTGTTTGTTGGTGAACAAGTACGTGTGGATGTCTTTTACGAGCGCTTCCCTATCATTTTGCAGCGAGTCATTGAAGTGATTGGCGGCCTGTTGCTGCTCATGATGGGGCTTTATATTGCTTGGTTAACACTGCCCTGGGTAGAGCAATCTTTCTTACGCGGCGAAGCCTCGCCCAACCCTGGCGGCCTGCCACTACGCTGGCTGCTTAAAGCCCTTATCCCGTTTGGTTTTCTTTTGCTTGCGCTACAAGGCCTAGCCCATGCGCTACGACAAGGGTTTGCCCTTCCTAGCCGAGGTGAATAA